CCCCAGCAAAGCGCTGGATATGGCAAACCAAGCCATCCAAATAGTACCATCTTTGGGATCTGCCCTTTACTACAAGGGGGAGGCACTGAATAGGCTCGGCTTGTATGATCAGGCTCGCTCTATACTTAGTGGAATCCTTGCGAAGGATATGTTACCCGCACAGACACATTGGGTAATGTACGAACTATCGGTAGCGAATTCCAACTTAGGGGCAAGAGTTTCTGAAGAGAGCCTAGATAGAATGCTATTTCACGCGCGTGACAACAGCCAGGGCAAGAGGCTCCTTAATCTCTTGTAATTTTTAGAAGAAATTTTCTCTTATGGCATCGGTGGGTTATATGACAGACATGTCCGGGTATATAATGTTTTTCTGTACGAACCACTTTTCGTCGATCCCCATGTACTTTGCCCGACCCACACCTATTTTCTCTCGTGAGATTTTCAGGGGGGCAAAACCGGAACAGTTGATTTCTTTAGGTTTAGGTCACTCTAATTATCTATGCGATGAATCAGCGTTTCCAAATATCGTGATCTCACCTGCTGACTTGCAAGAGCCTGTTTGACCGGCGGAAGTTTCAGAATGACGCCCAAAACGCCTGCCATGGCTCGATGACTCCATAAGACCTGATTGTCAAAAATCAGGTTCTGCAATTTACCCCGTTCAATGGCCATCAACACCGCCCGGTGTGTTCCATTCAGAGGGGTAATAACCCTGCTCAATCGGGATTCTAAGTGAATACTCCCCTTTGGGCAGGTTCTAACGCAAACACCACATCCCAGGCAGATATCTTCAGACAACTTCGCCACTTTCATTTTGGGTTTGACGGGGTTGTTCGCTGAAACCAATGTCATTGCTTCTACCGGGCAGGCAGTCACGCACTTGCCACATCCGTTGCAAACAGATTCGGTCACAACCGGGATAAAGTTGGTTGTATGGACAGGGTTAAGAATTGCAAAACGCCGGGCGGTAATCATCGCCTCGCAGCAACATCCACAGCAGTTGCAAATGAAATTTACTTTCTCTCTTACATTTTCACCGAACTGGACCAGGTTGTGCTCATAGGCGATCTGCAATAAGTCAAGGCATTCTTTCTTTTCTATCGAACGGGCGTAGCCGTGCTTAATAAGCGACCCGGCTGTGTTGTTAAATGTCATGCATATTTCCTGCGGTGCTTTACAGGCTCTGCCCAAATGATGCATCTTGTGACGGCAGTAACAGATCCCGACACCCCGATGCGTAGCCCGTTTAATGACTTCGGTCGCCCGCTCATAATCCAGAACATGAAGTGCATTTTCTTTGGACAAGACAGGTTCATGGACAAAGGTACGCCCTAACTGCGTTTGCCCCTTGGTGAACAGCTCCCTGATGAAATCTTCTTCAATATTCAGGTATTCATAAAAGAGTTCACTCAATACCTTCTGATCAATGTCCTCCCGCACTCGCATTAAGGAAAACTCGAAAAAACCTGCCATGGGAGGCGGCAAAACATAAACGGACTCCCCATCCTGTTCGATGTCCACCAGGATAGCGCGACCGGCCAGTTCATCCAGCACTTTTTGCGTGCTGATCAAGTCCATTTTCCAGATGCGGCCGGCCATTTTCGTTGTGAAAGGTTTGATGGGCATGAGCGAAACCAGCTTGGCCTCTTTCTCACTAAAAAGCATTTTCAAGATTTTGAATAATAGTTCGGATGTAGGTGCTCCCTGGGGATAGCGATTCAACCGGTCGGCTAACTTGGCATAGCCGGATTTGATTGTGCGATGAGGCATGATTGTATGCTTATCTTTCCAACATTACATAATGATTCGCTGTGAAAGAATAGCGGCCTTTCAAAAGATAAAAAGAAAGACTCATTAGTGAATTTTTTATACCATTTATTGATCCTTTTTGGAATATCGGATATATTCCTGAACCACTCGATTCACCACAATTTCTGAAAACTGCTGCCGGGCTATTTTTTAAATGCATTATTTGCCCCATTAGGAATACAGTTTATGACTAATCCCGTACGTCAACAGGCAATCGACGGCCTTAAAACAGGTGACGCGTTCACTTATTCACGAACCTTCAAAAAAGAGGAAACCGAACACTTCGGAGACATCACCCGGGACTATAATCCGGTGCACTATGATCTCAGATGGGCAAAGGCGAAAGGATTTGATCGTCTGATTTGTCACGGATTATTGGTCGGTTCCATGATATGCGAATTTGGCGGACAGGTAGGGTGGTTAGCCACCGGAATGAAATTCAAGTTCATTAAGCCTGTTTACTTTGATGACACAATCACCTGCACGATAACGATCACTAAGATTGAGGAATCCGGTAAAGCTGAAGCTGAGGCATTTTTTTTCAATGCTTCCGGAGAAAAGGTCTGCTGCTCGCATTTAACCGGCCGGCTGCCACTCCCCCGTGAACGGATGATTTTAGCCCAAATGGTCGAAGCGGGAGATCCGACCAACAGACTGTCTTGATGTCATACGATATCGGGCGGACCAGCCGGAATATATAATTTCGCCAAGAGTAAACGATAATTATAATTTCTATGGAGGCAAACATATGAAAACTGCAACTTCATTCGCCATATTCGCATTTTGGACTATATTACTCTTTTCACCCTGCGCCCTTCAGGCCGACCAGAAATCACTCATGGCTGAACTGGAGAATGTGGATGCCGTTCAGGCCGTGGCCATCGCCAATAAATGGCGATGGACGAACAGGAATATTACGATCAGCGTTGACGATTGGAAGATCATTTTTAAATTCCCCAACGGTCAGGTCAAAACAGTCCCGATGCCTGCAGATAAGATGTTGGTGGCAGTCGCACCCTATATCAGAAAGACGCATGCCTGAGTGATTCATTACTTTTCCTCCTGTCAGGGGGAACTGGTGAATCAAAAGTTTGAGGTAAAAGCGGTCGATCAGGAAGGACACGTCTTATTCGATGGAACCGTCGCAACCCTGCAAAACGGCTTTTTTGAGCTGTGGCTTCCCAGGAACCGCAAGATCGATCTTACGGTACAGCGGAACAATCTTACTGCCAGGGGCATGATTGGGACCCGCGACGGCGACATGACCTGCGTCACCACGTTTCGTCTGCAATAGGGTGGAAAGTGGAACGATGCGGCTGTTTTGCCCCCTTTCCCAAAGCCCCGGCCGATCCCTTGCACATTGAAGGTTCTGTTCCGCATAGTATCATGATATTTTTTACACTGTGCTAAAAAATTTTCATGAAATATACGGGTTAAAGAGTGACCTCGATCAGATGGGGTCCGGGTGTGTGGATTGCCGCCTCCAGCTGTCGGTTAAATTTCTCGGCTGTATCGACCTTTGCAGCGTTCACTCCCAACTTTTTCCGCTGTGAGCTCTCCTGTCGGCAGCGCCGGACGGTTTAATTGCCGGCTTGCACATTCTTGAATTAAGCGTAATCCACACCACACTCAACCATACTCGCTGTATCATTGAGTTTCGGGCGTGTTGAAAAAGCGCGGTTTTGGTAGGTTCGGTTTCAGATCAAATCAAGGCAAGCAACACACCCATTTTGCTCATAATTACAGGCTTGATTTGTGAATAAAGTCAAAGGTGGGCACATATAGTCAGAGCTGTTCTAAAAGAAACCATAAGCCACCATCGTAAGGATTGTCATTAATAACCAATTTATCCCGACAGATTATGATCATATCAGAGATAGTCTTCAGTAATCATGGTAATTCAAAAGTGGAACATCCTTGCCAAGGATTAGAATAGTGCAGTTTTTCCTAAAAATTCAAGCATCAATCAGCTAGTCTCCAAAATATCGCCACATGGAAGGTTAAAATAAGACAGATCACTCTAAACTTGGGCCAAAACCTCTGCCTCTGCCAGGGGCATAATCTCTTTGATGCATGCCCATCATACCTCTTCTACCCCAACCTCTTCCCCAATAAATTTCCGAACTCTCTTTAGGCAGGGTGCGGGCAAATGATAATAAGTTGAGAATATCCCTTTCGCCCCATTCATTTAGAATAGCTGAAGGCATCCGCGTTCCCGGCTGTCCGGCCCTAACTTTATGAATAAATTCCCAAGGATTGTCGTGTGCTATAGTTCCGACGAACTCAGGGTTTTCAGCGTCCCCAAAATTTATTGCTGTTCCCCACCTCCCATGACACATATGCGTACAGTTTCTTTGGAAAAGATAGTCTCCGGTTCTGATATTTCCACCCAAAGGTATCCCTTCATTGTCTACAAACTCTCTGGTGTCAATCAGACCTTTCCGCATAAACAGCGCCAGATCGAACATATCATCTTCACTGATATTTTTTAAAAAGTCGTGTTCTTTATTTGTCGATCCTTTCAGCGACTCTTCCAATTCCTTTATAGATAAGTTTTTCCCTGCCTGAAAGACGCCTACGAAGCCAGTATAATGCGAGCCCTTACCATAGGCACCGTCTTTACCACGATAGTCCCATCCATGGCATTCCTTGCAACGATAGGTGTCATATCCTTTACGTTTATTGGTGGTCTGCGTTTTCCACAGCGGATGATCATTATCAGGTTTAGTTGTATCAACTGTTGTCCTCCACCAATCGTCATAAAGTTGTCCGCCTCTTACAAGATATAGTTGCTCCAGAAACCATTTGTCTTGGGTAGGACTGTATTGTTGGGAGCTGAATGGCCGGCCTCCACCCATCATACCTCCTCTCATTTGTGCATATAAAGACGATCCTACCAGGAAGGCCAGAATAATAAAGCAAACTATTAACCTTTTCATTGTGTACTCCTCAATCTTGGGGTTATTGGTTTATTTGCTGGAGATTTTACAGAATGATAATAGGTTAATTGTTATGAGGATTCCTTGCCATAGTGCTGGGTCAGGTGAAGTTGAAATCAGATGAAGATTGAAAATCCAAGTGTTCAATATCATAAACATGCAAAATCCACAAGATGTTGATTTTTGAGGATAGTTCAGAGTGGGGGCCGTCCGTCCCGGAATATCTTATAAGGCAATAGAGATATCAGTTAGTCGTAAAATCTATGACGAATCTGGCGTAGGCGGCCAATAGGAGCGACCGTAAAGAAATAAAGCGGATGGATCAATTGTTATCAAAACGTTCTTCTTTCCAGGGATCAGCATTGTTGCTGTACCCGCTGCTTTCATAATACCCGGGTTCATCAGTAGCGGTAAATTTAATTCGCTGGACCCATTTAACGCTTTTGTAGAAATATCGATCCGGTATTAACGCGCGCAGGGGAGCCCCGTGCGCCCGGGGAAGTTTTTTGTCGAACAAACTATGGGCCAGCAACACATTGTCCTTTCCGGCTTCACTGATGGGGATGCTGCTTGAATAGCCGCCGGGCGCCTCGAAGATGACAAAACGTGCGCCGTCTTTTACCTTAACCAACTCCATAATCGCTTTCATAGAGACACCCTGCCAGCGGGAATCGAGCAGGGTCCAGCCCGTTACACAATGCACGTCACACGTTTGGGCGATCTGTTGGAAATCCATCAGATCCGAAATTTTCAAAGTCAACGGATTTTCCACTTCGCCATCGATTTTCAAATTCCATGCGGACACGTTGCCGTCATTCTGCAATCCTCCCATATCCGGCAATGCTTTTACGGCATGCTGACCGGGGGGGATACGCAGTCGTCCATCCGATCTTAGCTCTGCAGCCATCGCTCGATTGTCGGAATCCGTCAATTTAAGAAAAACACCCGGCAGTCCGATGGATACAATGGTTCCGCCGGTCGCCGCCATAAAGTCTCTTCGGGTTATTTTTAGGGGCATTTTCATATCAAAATATTCCTGCCATGCATTTTATGCAACATTAGGGTAAATTCAGATACCGAGTGCGTCCATTGTTTAATTATAAGTCGAATAATGGCGGGATCAAGCGCATTTAGAGCATACCGGAATATTTTCAAGCTAAAGTGCTGCACAATTGTTATTGGAGTGCTGAAAAAAATACATATGTCGGATTTACATGCACCTTTTGATAAATTGATTTAATGCTTATAGTTGCAATATAGAAATTCAAATCAGTCTGACAACCTGTCTTATCAATTAAACTGACATTAAACGGAGGAAAAATGCAGAAAAAATGGTCATATAAAAATTATGAGATTGAAGAA
The Desulfobacterales bacterium genome window above contains:
- a CDS encoding CueP family metal-binding protein, encoding MIHYFSSCQGELVNQKFEVKAVDQEGHVLFDGTVATLQNGFFELWLPRNRKIDLTVQRNNLTARGMIGTRDGDMTCVTTFRLQ
- a CDS encoding molybdopterin-dependent oxidoreductase; the protein is MKMPLKITRRDFMAATGGTIVSIGLPGVFLKLTDSDNRAMAAELRSDGRLRIPPGQHAVKALPDMGGLQNDGNVSAWNLKIDGEVENPLTLKISDLMDFQQIAQTCDVHCVTGWTLLDSRWQGVSMKAIMELVKVKDGARFVIFEAPGGYSSSIPISEAGKDNVLLAHSLFDKKLPRAHGAPLRALIPDRYFYKSVKWVQRIKFTATDEPGYYESSGYSNNADPWKEERFDNN
- a CDS encoding 4Fe-4S dicluster domain-containing protein produces the protein MPHRTIKSGYAKLADRLNRYPQGAPTSELLFKILKMLFSEKEAKLVSLMPIKPFTTKMAGRIWKMDLISTQKVLDELAGRAILVDIEQDGESVYVLPPPMAGFFEFSLMRVREDIDQKVLSELFYEYLNIEEDFIRELFTKGQTQLGRTFVHEPVLSKENALHVLDYERATEVIKRATHRGVGICYCRHKMHHLGRACKAPQEICMTFNNTAGSLIKHGYARSIEKKECLDLLQIAYEHNLVQFGENVREKVNFICNCCGCCCEAMITARRFAILNPVHTTNFIPVVTESVCNGCGKCVTACPVEAMTLVSANNPVKPKMKVAKLSEDICLGCGVCVRTCPKGSIHLESRLSRVITPLNGTHRAVLMAIERGKLQNLIFDNQVLWSHRAMAGVLGVILKLPPVKQALASQQVRSRYLETLIHRIDN
- a CDS encoding MaoC/PaaZ C-terminal domain-containing protein, with amino-acid sequence MTNPVRQQAIDGLKTGDAFTYSRTFKKEETEHFGDITRDYNPVHYDLRWAKAKGFDRLICHGLLVGSMICEFGGQVGWLATGMKFKFIKPVYFDDTITCTITITKIEESGKAEAEAFFFNASGEKVCCSHLTGRLPLPRERMILAQMVEAGDPTNRLS